tctctctctctctctctctctctctctctctgatatttgtttaattcgtaacgaaatatttctctgttttcttaattaatacttatttCGCACACTGTTattcctaatttttttcttttttttatagacgTACATatcacacacaaatacacacgaacatacgcatacacatatacacacacctTTTCACTTatgtgtaattattttattttatttattttttctttatttttcattcgaacgtTTTGCAAAGAGCAAAACACATGAGACAATCAAAAGACAGTCGAACAATGTTCAGATACTCGTACAAATTATCGGCGATAACAAATTAAGATGCTCTTTCATTGTCATTTTGTCATTCgtgttagaaatattttttgttaaacctttattattattcttcgttaaattaattggcatgttattaaacataaaggaaataaaaataattgtatatcgagaaaaaaaaattacagtatatgcatacacatatatatatatatatatatatatgtatgtatatatgtatatatttaattacagaACATCAAACACAACAAAGATATCACATATTCTGATatgcttctctctttatctctctctctctctctctctctctctctctctctctgtctttctttctccctctttctctttaatcaatagttaaacgataaaatttttgcTACTATATGAAGTACCATGTATACAATTGGCAAAACAATCAAACCGAATATAAACGTTAAACAAACGTAAATGCTTAACAATTGTATCCCAAGTATCACGTATTTGATCATCATTTGACGTATGTCATTAGTATTCTTTATGTAGATCAATTTGTCCAGTATGAATCGTAGGATATAGAGAAATatctaaaagagaagaaaagaaaaaaagaaaagcaaaaaaaaaaaaggggggaaaaaaaaaaaaataagaaaagaaaagaaaaaaagaaaaaaaagcaaaattcatttcgttatttaaaatgcataaagttataaacaattattattcaaagaaTATCGCATTAGTGATATGTTTATCATTACTTCGACAATTGGTGCAGTATTAACGATGATATAAAGAAGAGCAATCAATGATCGACCTGTTGCTTGACCCATGACCTTAACAAGATCCGTAAAAGCATATTCTGTACGTGGAATACCATTAGATTCTTGATAATTTGCTAAATGTTCtcttatattcaataaaagtGTCTTTggttttttattgattataataccATTAGAACACTCGTTAAGATCGCAATCGTCTGTAAGgattataaatatgaagataaattatttatagtacgtgatagtaaaataaaatataaaaaatgggatatataaaataggataagaaaaaaaaaaaaaaaaaagaaaaaaaaatagaaaagaagaataagcaacgtattttatattttacaagaaatcaatttaataCGTACCATTTGTTTCCGTATAATTAGTATTAtcatattgaattttattgtaattaggAATGCTATAAAGATTTCTATATTTGGTATCCGTATTTATAGGAACATCttgaataatcgattttttatcattcaagGATTGTTCTATCGTTTTCCataattcttccttttcgtacTTCCAATCACCTGACTTTTCTTGCTTCCACGTATTTGATTGTTCCATTATCGATCTATTCTCCTTATCAGATTGATCTAATCCATTAGAGATCGTCGAAGATCCAAAACTGTTCTTTTGCTTGTCGTAATACTCACTCGTCGATATGTACTAATATtaaatccattaaaaaatctattattatgaaataataattaatgtttacgattaaatttaattgtgCGTGTGGGACGTAGAATCACCATCTCGGATTTCAACTTAAGGAGGAtctcaattaaaaaaaaaaaaaaaaaataaaaaataaataaataaataaataaacaatttacgCACTGAGCGAAttcacgattttttttttttttttttttttttttttataatgacagaagtaaaaaaaaacgttttcaaagctactgattattattattattattattattattattattattattattattttcgaggcttcaaagaatataaccggtatttattaattttgatagtgaaaattattcatattattatttattatatcagaaaatgacagaatgaataattttcgaaatattataatacagaaTGAAAGCTCTGTTCGAAATTATGCCTCCTTAAGGGTTAAAGGGGGCACGGAGAGGGGTTTTGTAATGCATCTCCACGTCCTCCCTGCATCTCCCACAACGTACACTAATTGGAGATTATTTACGAGATGTGCACAATTAGGGGTTAACGATCAcgaataatttaatctttattattacgaacTGATTGTTGAATTATTTCATCCAATGATTCACTGTGAATATCGTTCGTAGGGTGCTCCTTAGAGTAACGCGATCCTCTTTGAAATTCCCTTCCTCTTTGCAAAATCCTTAAATCTTTAGgattacgatataaattaGTTTCGTTCCACATAACGAAATTTAATCTAACAATattggatgtatgtatgtatatatatatatatatgtatgtatataaatataaaaattttgcgTCGAAATgagatataagaaataaaaatgattaaattcaaTCGAGTCCTATGTCCATTAATACTGACATTTTAACTCTTGTGaagaggaaatatatatatatatgtatgtatgtatgtatgtatgtatgtatgtatgtatatatgtatgtatatatatatgtatatatatttaaaaaaaaaaaaaaaataaacaaaaacaaaacatttGCAATTAAATGGAAAGTCGTAGGAACGTCGAGCGATGTAatttagaaacaaaaaagaaagaaaaaaaaaaagaaaaagaaaaagaaagaaaaaaagaaaacaaagaaacaaacaaattagAATTCTGAATTgattaattactataataatcgatacacaagctttttatatcgaataaaaaaaaaaaatgtatacataaacacatacatacataatgtatacatatatatatatacaacacatacataatgtatatacatacataaatatatatatatatatgtatatatgtataatcagCTTTTTCTCAATAGAACTTTATTGTCACGTGACTAACAATAAGACAGCCGACAAGTAGAGCAGATTATTTCGGTTATCGAAAAGTACTGccgatattataaatgtttatacaaattattggatccttttattatttccaggCTAcgtttgtttgcttttttactttttttctttctttcattcttttctccttttgttttttttttcctcattttcctttttcttttttgcccaTTGGGAgtgggtggggtggggtgcTTGGGGGGCTTGGGGGGGTGGGGGCGGGGAGATGAGAAACATGGatgtaagagagaagaaatccGAGAACGAAAATTACAATACAAACACGTAAGAATTATCAACGATGGCTATACGATCTTCTTACATTTTTACGTTCCGTTGTTACAAAAAGTTTTGTATACagtatgttttatattagaatataatagtGATCACGCGATGTCgctcattatcatcatcatcatcattatcatcatcatcatcatcatcatcatcatcatcatcattatcatcatcatcatcatcatcatcattaacaccatcaccatcatcatcatcatcattatcattatcattcagGGTCATTTTCGGCTTTTGCAATGTTACACAACTACATTTTCAGCTAACAgcaaaatttgtttcttttcctcttgttcctcctcctcctcctcctcctcctcctcctccttctcctcctcctttctctttttatttcctttttttatttttatttattttttatttatttatttatttttttttttttttttttgtattttttcttcttttgtagcttttttttatttttttctttctatgatCGTAGTCGATTTTTTCGATttgactctctctttctctctctctctctctctcgttcactctttctctctctctctctctctctctcgctctttcacacacacacacacacacacacacacacacacacacacacacacacacacaatcaCAGTCGCTTTTCACTATGTCTGTCTCTTTTGAGCGTTTCATTGTTAAACTTTAAGATCTTTGATTCGTCTAGTAAGAAAaagctgtatatatataatattcgctGCTTTCGTACAAATTCCAAGTGTTGTGTAGAGAATCGAACGTCATCGCTTTTATGTTCATCAGGATAATGGGAAAGAatagtacttttttttttttttttttttttttttttttttttttttttttttttaccatttcgtttcttcttcttcctccaccttctccacctcctcctcctcctcctcctcctcctccaccaccatctcttcttcttcttttttttcttcttttcttttttctttttttttttcttttctttttttttttttctttttttttttctttttttaaagaggAGATACAAGAAACGATAATTTGACAATCTACAAATCagctaataattattttgccAAAGCACGTAATAATTCTAATGTGGTGCGCCAATGAAATCTGAAAGCATCATCAcgtaacaattttcaattatttaccCTTATCACTATCATAGAAGAGTTCATCGGTTTTGTGTATTATGTGCATGTGTGTTCTCTTTAAGTAAAGAGAATCATGGAAAGGGAGAATCGATAACAGTGGATTCTGAGAGGTGCTCGAAGCGCATTGTTACTCGGACgatttgttgttgttcttgttggaaaaaaaaaaaaaaaaaaaaaaaagaaaaaaaaacaatttccaCGATttgcacacgcacgcacgcacgcacgcacacacatgcatgcatagacacaaacacacacacacacgcgcgcgcacacacacacacacacacgcgcacacacgcacacacatgcacgcatacacacatgcgCGCATCTTTCGAGcataattacataataaatatgtccATGGTGTGTAATGTGATCGAttttaaagatagaaagattttGGATATATCCTGATGTGTTTAACAAAATTCATCACTTTGATATTGCGTAGATTAATTGTGGAAGCTTTGATACACATTCACAACATGCCAAAACCCTTTGAATAGTTGATAGCTTTTAATAAACGATCTTGTAACTTTTCAATCGTGCTATAGTCTGGTAGAAGTAATACGTTGAAGCATGTATGTGCAATGGGCAATCTGAAAGAAACgcataaaacaattttaaattataatttatgtaaaaaagaaaaaaaaaaaaaaaaaaaaaaaaaaaaaaaagaaaaaaagaaaaagaaaaaaaaaaaatacaaaaaaagcaacagcaacaattGAAACTTATGacgggaataataataatggaaagatTGTTGAAAGTGAGAATAAGTCATAGATGCAATGTGATACAAGgaatgaaaagattttttgtGACTTGCAATAAAAATACCGACTTGTGTACTTTTTGTGttcctataaatatatagaacgaCTTTGAAATCACGAGTATTCTCTCTCAAATTTTGGAGAATTAGATTTTCTTTGAggcattttaatttatacttGTTTTAATCTCACGATATATTCCTTTCGcttaattattctttccttattatatcattcttttaatataaatataatatgttctCTTATAATAATGTACCTGTCTGAATCTGGACCATGTCTGGCAATGACCATTTTAAGCCTAGAAAGTCCACCAACTGGCACTCGATCGCTACCTGTAGTAAACTGAAGCAATCTTCTTTGACTTTCTGGCGGTAATGAATGTGCCACCCGCCAAAAATTACGTACTGCTTCACTGTCAACCGTATAACCACCCTCGTATTCTGTTGCCGCTTCTAATTCCGCAAAATCAAATATCTTACTACCGCAAACGAGctgaaaataatcttaattaatacaattatctaattattttatggATCTTATTCGATAACGTaattgaaatgataataaatacttGTTCTATTTCTTCTGGTCTGAAAAGTAGGGCAAGTGGACTTTCATCCGTGACCATTTGAAAACCACGCCTGAACGCTTTGAACTGTCTCTCCACTGATTTATTCAATAAGAAATCTGCATAAAGAtctacaaattcttttttattttcttgcgtTACATACGTCTCATCGCCATTCTCGCGAAGATCATGAAACGATATTGAACCAAATACATCtctgagaaaataatataatattattattgaacaaaattgtatttaattttaaccaGTTGCGATGTAAAGACGTGTCACGCACGTCgagatatttctattatagGAACGTCAGCGCGACGTGTTATACACGTCGTCAGGCGAATTgttgcagaaaaaaaaagaaaaaaaaaaaatatttacatttcgtCGTGTAAAGTTATCAATATTGATCCCAAAGAGACtgtaaaatgaaaagttaTAGTGAACCAGCCAGTGATATTATttgtacaaataaaaagagaagacaagACAATGTAGAATCCTGAATGCGCCCTAAAATGATTTGCATTCAATTATTCTGGCACGTGCAACTATGAATTTCTTTGCACCGCAATTggttaaatgtattaataaattatttcattgaacGTACTTGTAACCAACACGGAAGGTTTGCATAAATGTATCCGACATATCATCTTCTGTATATGCCATTAATTCTGTCAACGTTCTATATAAAGTAGGACTCCAATCTTCTAAATCAGCAAATCCTCCTTTTCTACCGAGTAATTTTCGATAAACCACCATTGGAAAACGTACATCCAATATCACGTTGTTATAAATTGCTAATCCAAGAACAACTCCTATCAATGTAAATTGTGCATCACTTTCAAATGATGTCGGATTGAACCAGGTTAATTGTGTATCTTCCTGtagaataatatcataataatatgatacatatataaataatatatatatatatatatatattttttacaatatatacaaaaattcaactattttctatctaatattaCCTGAGTTGTAAACATGCCATAATCAGGATTGAAGATTTCCTCTACAACTAATTGAAAGAATTCTTTAGATACACCACCTTCATCAACACCTTGTTCACCTTCAAACTCGACAACTAATTGTTTTTTAAGATCTGACGGATTTTCCATTGCTACCATTTCTAATTCAACCAAAGCATCATCTATCAAATGATCTCTACGTAcctatgtatagatatatcgcCAATCACTTTAGAAATAatcttaaatgatattaagtTGTATCTTCTCAATGACTTACTTTTAATCTAAGATATGGATTGGTAGGTTGTCCTACGACAGTTTGTAAGAAActcattcttctttcgttataCATTCTTATACGATTGTCATAATATAGGCCCAATGTTTTTGTGGCTGGCGTAAGAATAAAGGCATAATTCATAAAACTAAATTTCTGAGGTTCTTCACTTTTGTAATAAGCAAAATCTTTATCCATTTCGATGGCATCGCTCAATGgttcattataaaaatcggTGAAAGATATGAATGGTTTACGAGCATCCAATGCAGAAATTCCTAATTCTTTGGCTAATGGAtcctaaatataattatataattcattattaaactgttacatttgttatatataaaaaaattcatgtatgtcatttttataatacctGTGGTATTTGTGACGTCATTTTGCATGGGCCAGATTTGTCAATTTTTGTTGTATCTCCGTCTTCGTTCAATGCTAATTCACTGCTATCTAATTCTCCAGCTAACATACTAGCGTAATAAAGAATCCTCATTACTTTTGTAGGAGCAGTGATGGTATCTGCATCCTGAACGCAATAATCACGTGAAAATGATCCACTTATTACCTAATAAATgagataaatgatattaagataattctttattttttttttatttatttttttttttttttttaaatcaaatgtatatcgtaattaaaacttatatattatcatcggAATACCTTCACAGTAATTAATTCTTGTAATGCTTGTAAAAGGCTAGGCAACGTAGGCTTACAATGTCTGGCCCATACACGCGCTAATTTTGCTTGAGCTAACGTTGGGAAACAGCTGACAGCTTTACAAAGCATATGTAGCGCAAGTTCAAGATATTCACTATTTCCCAACATTGGAATTTCAAATACAATTAAGAATACATTTAAGAGACTGTCCATACTATGGGAAGGTGTTTTTCCAAATACTCGTAAATGTAATTCTATGGTATCGGCTAAAGTGACTAGTGCATTCACAAGTGCTGATTCAAATGCTTcccctgaaaaaaaaaagaaaaaatgaaaaataaataaataaataaataaataaataaataaataaaactaatctTAGTATTTATACAAgagttacatatattttatatatatatatatatatatatatatatatatgaatgtatatatgtacatacacacatacacacatagtatttataataaaataaaataataattttaatatacctGGAAGAGTCCATAATGCCTTAAATGCTCTTCTAACGGCAAGTAAGTCAACGCTAGTATCGTCATCATTAGGAGGAACTGTTGGAGATGGATCACtactatcttcttctttatcttcacCTTGTAACGAACGAACTGCTTCCTTGTTTAAATCTGCGGGTGGCCTTAATAGATTATCCGGTGCTCTGTCAAGTAGTGCAGCCAAGGGAGAGTCATTTTTTTCAGTCTTTTGGAAACTTCGGCTTAATGCTTCTCTAGAAGAAAATACTTCTCCCAAAGTATGAATCAATAACGAATACGTTCCTTctgatttacatttatttattatatccagAAGTTTGGCTTCAGTTAGATATGGTTCAGATTTCcctgttataattaaattaattatattatattactctctctttctctctatctcgctctctctctcctcctctctctctctctctctctctcactcactttcactctctctctttctctctctctctctcactctctctctctctctctctatctatctatctatctatctctttttatctttttttatttatcaacaatgttattgatttatttatttatttattcatttttttttttttttttttttttttttttttttttttttttttttttttaatctaatttcaATTCAACCATTTGCTTTCTTTATCAATCTAACAAGCATAGAAAACAAgcttaacaaaatatattttgataaaatatttattaagaattaaaacAGCAATTGTATTGCATAAATATAGTtgttacaaatataaataaaaagtaaaaattagatataaaaaagaagaaaaaaagaaaaaagaaaagaaaaaaagaaaagaaaagaaaagaaaagaaaagaaaaaaaaaacaaaacaaaacaaaatccGTGAgattcttaaaattatttcgacaAATAACGTTTTgcatatctttccttttccaaatatttcaaatataatgttaatatcaaCAATTTAGTAACAGATTTTCgtgtataaaaatttctattggtTCTTTTCCGAATCGCTCTTGTCTTTCTTGTCTgatgtattttcttctttgatttaCTACGTGTTACTTGTTTATGCTGGTTTTTACATTGAATTGATCGCCTTCTCCGTcgtttaatttgaaaatttggaATGCGAATATTATGTTTACTTAATATTTGTAACAGATTATTATCTTCGTTCGTAGTTGCATTAGATGCATTGGAACAAAAACtagaataattgataaaaatttcttcattaCAATTGGAATATGTTTTACTTGATTTTTCttccaaaataataatatcggagGAAGGAAGactatcatcattatttcttttctctaattgcatttcataatctttattagATACGTTATCAATCTtgatagaattaaaattatcttcggTGGTTGATGTTTGTCGATATATAGAATCAAGAAGAAAGCAAATGGCTGTTTTACACTCTGCCAATATAGTACCTTCATCCGAGCAAGTaggatttacattttttacagGTAGACTCTTAGCCAAAGATGCTGGACCAGGTTCCAAAGTAGTTCTAGCAACTTTACTCGGTTGAGTGCCATCGCATAACCGTGCCTCTTGTGAGAACAATTGTATGGCTTGTGCAGCAGCTTGATTTGGCGTAAGATTTGTTATCTGTTCcaataatacaaatacaataattatctaataatttttataatataatatcatattatataaaataaaaaaatatatcaaatgttCATACTTTTCCACTGGATGCGCAGTTTTGGTTACTACATTGAGGATTACCACATCCTTCAGTAAGTTGATAAAAGTACCTTTCAATAAGCTTCTTAGCAGCTGCACGCTTCATATCGCTGCAAGGGCTATCCGCTCCTACCCTAAGTAAAACAAAACATATCTTCGTTGTTTCATTAAATTCTATAACAagattcctcctcctcctcctcctcctcctcctccccctcatcctttttctctattctaaATTAAGCAACGATttcaatctttattattattattattattattattactattattattatcatttcaagTGAGTacaattgcaaaaaaaaaaaagaaaaaaaaaaaacaaaaataatcctTCTTATCAACAAAATGCGAGATAATGAATTTATAGGTGAAATgtcaaacaaaaataaaggaggaagtgaaagaaagaaggaaaggagggaaagaaagaaaagaaaagaaaagaaaaaatgaaaaaaaaaaataaaaacaataaactGGACCTCAAGGATAACGAGCAAAGATGTGATATCGTTTCCGCAATGGACTTCTCGCTCTTGCGAGAAGGAGCGAGTCGTTGTACCAAAACAAAGCGctaaaaatagataattccGTGGGCTTTGAAGAGgggttaaagagagagagagagagagagagagagagagagagagagagagagccaaagagggagagagaggaagagagggtaAGAAATACAGATATAGGGAAAACTAGCGTGCGCAAGAGACTACGtcatataaaagaagagatacaTACGCGTGTTGAACGCAAATTTGAagtaaaaaatagagaaacgaaGGTTACgcgtaaaagagagatagataaatagatggttagagagagagagagagagagagagagagagagagagagaggaagagagagagaaagagaagtgagGGTCAAAGTAAGGAGTTAGAAGTGGAATTATTCTAGAACGATAGATGACACCTGGAAGCGTGATCTTCTCCAGGGTCCCCTTGGCCCTTGGCGCTCATAGACCGTGAATCGTCGAAATTTTGCCTCCTTTGTCGTCGATCGTGCCAAGAAATTTTGCCAGGCTCCGCCTCCtcttatattctatcgaatcAACGAGACGGATCTTTTCACGCGACGCAACACAACCCAACGCAAAGCAAACCAAAGGAAAGACGTCTTTTTTAATCACTAAATTTAGGGtcgtttatagatatatttgagATCGTTGGCTATCTCGTATAATACTTTTTCACAGCTACGATTCAATTGCGTTTCAATTGTGCACTATTGCATGAATCGTGTATAACGAAGAGACGACACGACACACACACAGGCACAcgctgtatatacatacatatatatatatatctatgtatagatggtatgtatgtatgtatgtatgtatatatctatgtatatatatatatatatatacaaaacgtANNNNNNNNNNNNNNNNNNNNNNNNNNNNNNNNNNNNNNNNNNNNNNNNNNNNNNNNNNNNNNNNNNNNNNNNNNNNNNNNNNNNNNNNNNNNNNNNNNNNNNNNNNNNNNNNNNNNNNNNNNNNNNNNNNNNNNNNNNNNNNNNNNNNNNNNNNNNNNNNNNNNNNNNNNNNNNNNNNNNNNNNNNNNNNNNNNNNNNNNGATGTTAAATCTCATTATACACGATGGAATACGCGACCAGTGTTGTGGTCGTACGAATTATTCCGTCTTCATGAATTTTCCTAATGGCAAACAAcggaaggaaataataaagaaagaaataaaaagagagagagagagagagagagagagagagagagagagagagagaagaagaataataaaattgaaaataaaaagggaaggTTGATGGGTGGGTGGTTGGGATGAAGGTGGGAGGTGGGGATGAAGGTGGGAGGTGGGGATTAGGAAGCAGAATGGtgtggttggttggttggttggttggttggttggttggttggttggttggttggttggttgattGGTGCTGatagagaaaacaagaaaaagagatatcaCGAAATATTTTAGAACGTGATTTGATTCGTtagaaatatgataataatgagagagagagagagagagagagagagagagagagagagaaagagagagagggtgacttttatttaattttttttttcttttcttttcttttttttttttttttttttttttttttttttttttttttaagtcggCGCGTAATTACGTTCTACGATTTAAATGCAatctcttcatcttttttgaCGTGACAGATGGTTTGGTTACGGAGGGAcggaattcttttctttatttcttttatttcttctttgttttttttttctttgttttccttttttttttttttttttttttttttattcttcttccttgtcACCATCGGACGTCCCTTAAcgcaaaatatttctcatttctca
The window above is part of the Vespa velutina chromosome 24, iVesVel2.1, whole genome shotgun sequence genome. Proteins encoded here:
- the LOC124956945 gene encoding uncharacterized protein LOC124956945; this encodes MEQSNTWKQEKSGDWKYEKEELWKTIEQSLNDKKSIIQDVPINTDTKYRNLYSIPNYNKIQYDNTNYTETNDDCDLNECSNGIIINKKPKTLLLNIREHLANYQESNGIPRTEYAFTDLVKVMGQATGRSLIALLYIIVNTAPIVEIFLYILRFILDKLIYIKNTNDIRQMMIKYVILGIQLLSIYVCLTFIFGLIVLPIVYMVLHIVAKILSFNY
- the LOC124956944 gene encoding ubiquitin-protein ligase E3A isoform X3 codes for the protein MSAKGQGDPGEDHASRVGADSPCSDMKRAAAKKLIERYFYQLTEGCGNPQCSNQNCASSGKITNLTPNQAAAQAIQLFSQEARLCDGTQPSKVARTTLEPGPASLAKSLPVKNVNPTCSDEVFSSREALSRSFQKTEKNDSPLAALLDRAPDNLLRPPADLNKEAVRSLQGEDKEEDSSDPSPTVPPNDDDTSVDLLAVRRAFKALWTLPGEAFESALVNALVTLADTIELHLRVFGKTPSHSMDSLLNVFLIVFEIPMLGNSEYLELALHMLCKAVSCFPTLAQAKLARVWARHCKPTLPSLLQALQELITVKVISGSFSRDYCVQDADTITAPTKVMRILYYASMLAGELDSSELALNEDGDTTKIDKSGPCKMTSQIPQDPLAKELGISALDARKPFISFTDFYNEPLSDAIEMDKDFAYYKSEEPQKFSFMNYAFILTPATKTLGLYYDNRIRMYNERRMSFLQTVVGQPTNPYLRLKVRRDHLIDDALVELEMVAMENPSDLKKQLVVEFEGEQGVDEGGVSKEFFQLVVEEIFNPDYGMFTTQEDTQLTWFNPTSFESDAQFTLIGVVLGLAIYNNVILDVRFPMVVYRKLLGRKGGFADLEDWSPTLYRTLTELMAYTEDDMSDTFMQTFRVGYKDVFGSISFHDLRENGDETYVTQENKKEFVDLYADFLLNKSVERQFKAFRRGFQMVTDESPLALLFRPEEIEQLVCGSKIFDFAELEAATEYEGGYTVDSEAVRNFWRVAHSLPPESQRRLLQFTTGSDRVPVGGLSRLKMVIARHGPDSDRLPIAHTCFNVLLLPDYSTIEKLQDRLLKAINYSKGFGML
- the LOC124956944 gene encoding ubiquitin-protein ligase E3A isoform X2; translation: MKRAAAKKLIERYFYQLTEGCGNPQCSNQNCASSGKITNLTPNQAAAQAIQLFSQEARLCDGTQPSKVARTTLEPGPASLAKSLPVKNVNPTCSDEGKSEPYLTEAKLLDIINKCKSEGTYSLLIHTLGEVFSSREALSRSFQKTEKNDSPLAALLDRAPDNLLRPPADLNKEAVRSLQGEDKEEDSSDPSPTVPPNDDDTSVDLLAVRRAFKALWTLPGEAFESALVNALVTLADTIELHLRVFGKTPSHSMDSLLNVFLIVFEIPMLGNSEYLELALHMLCKAVSCFPTLAQAKLARVWARHCKPTLPSLLQALQELITVKVISGSFSRDYCVQDADTITAPTKVMRILYYASMLAGELDSSELALNEDGDTTKIDKSGPCKMTSQIPQDPLAKELGISALDARKPFISFTDFYNEPLSDAIEMDKDFAYYKSEEPQKFSFMNYAFILTPATKTLGLYYDNRIRMYNERRMSFLQTVVGQPTNPYLRLKVRRDHLIDDALVELEMVAMENPSDLKKQLVVEFEGEQGVDEGGVSKEFFQLVVEEIFNPDYGMFTTQEDTQLTWFNPTSFESDAQFTLIGVVLGLAIYNNVILDVRFPMVVYRKLLGRKGGFADLEDWSPTLYRTLTELMAYTEDDMSDTFMQTFRVGYKDVFGSISFHDLRENGDETYVTQENKKEFVDLYADFLLNKSVERQFKAFRRGFQMVTDESPLALLFRPEEIEQLVCGSKIFDFAELEAATEYEGGYTVDSEAVRNFWRVAHSLPPESQRRLLQFTTGSDRVPVGGLSRLKMVIARHGPDSDRLPIAHTCFNVLLLPDYSTIEKLQDRLLKAINYSKGFGML
- the LOC124956944 gene encoding ubiquitin-protein ligase E3A isoform X1 translates to MSAKGQGDPGEDHASRVGADSPCSDMKRAAAKKLIERYFYQLTEGCGNPQCSNQNCASSGKITNLTPNQAAAQAIQLFSQEARLCDGTQPSKVARTTLEPGPASLAKSLPVKNVNPTCSDEGKSEPYLTEAKLLDIINKCKSEGTYSLLIHTLGEVFSSREALSRSFQKTEKNDSPLAALLDRAPDNLLRPPADLNKEAVRSLQGEDKEEDSSDPSPTVPPNDDDTSVDLLAVRRAFKALWTLPGEAFESALVNALVTLADTIELHLRVFGKTPSHSMDSLLNVFLIVFEIPMLGNSEYLELALHMLCKAVSCFPTLAQAKLARVWARHCKPTLPSLLQALQELITVKVISGSFSRDYCVQDADTITAPTKVMRILYYASMLAGELDSSELALNEDGDTTKIDKSGPCKMTSQIPQDPLAKELGISALDARKPFISFTDFYNEPLSDAIEMDKDFAYYKSEEPQKFSFMNYAFILTPATKTLGLYYDNRIRMYNERRMSFLQTVVGQPTNPYLRLKVRRDHLIDDALVELEMVAMENPSDLKKQLVVEFEGEQGVDEGGVSKEFFQLVVEEIFNPDYGMFTTQEDTQLTWFNPTSFESDAQFTLIGVVLGLAIYNNVILDVRFPMVVYRKLLGRKGGFADLEDWSPTLYRTLTELMAYTEDDMSDTFMQTFRVGYKDVFGSISFHDLRENGDETYVTQENKKEFVDLYADFLLNKSVERQFKAFRRGFQMVTDESPLALLFRPEEIEQLVCGSKIFDFAELEAATEYEGGYTVDSEAVRNFWRVAHSLPPESQRRLLQFTTGSDRVPVGGLSRLKMVIARHGPDSDRLPIAHTCFNVLLLPDYSTIEKLQDRLLKAINYSKGFGML